One part of the Haliotis asinina isolate JCU_RB_2024 chromosome 2, JCU_Hal_asi_v2, whole genome shotgun sequence genome encodes these proteins:
- the LOC137272955 gene encoding uncharacterized protein: protein MTDQQRSPRLMGKRNQTPSCCVPGCTSFRQKDKLAVVKLSYHRIPIHDKKRTKLWLDKIGRSAWLPNSSSRICSIHFEGGKKSDNPKEPGYIPTIFPSRQKPIKQLTSSKAVSPPAKCVSHKINQSVLIKGSTDQQRSPQLMAKRSQLGPFCCVPGCTNFRQKDKLAGVKLFYHRIPMHDKKRTKLWLDKIGRNAWLPNSSSRICSIHFEGGKKSDNPKKPGYIPTIFPSCQKPMKRQSTLTSSKAVLPAAKHVSHEIIPVSSASSPSSNTLPLFSSNTHSQYELDSPSISDSAPPPEEQPQVIPSRMDHDYVYPYMDEVERLKLQLHQVQCENENLKKTLCLYRKKDNDTKFHYMSYLPNSDTFEVQTVSAQEM from the exons ATGACAGATCAACAACGTTCCCCTCGGCTCATGGGAAAACGCAATCAAACACCTTCTTGTTGTGTACCTGGGTGTACAAGCTTCAGGCAGAAAGATAAACTTGCAGTTGTCAAATTGTCTTATCACAGAATCCccatacatgacaaaaagcgGACGAAACTCTGGCTTGATAAAATCGGGAGAAGTGCATGGTTGCCAAATTCCTCCAGCAGAATTTGTTCCATTCATTTCGAAGGAG GCAAGAAATCTGATAATCCAAAGGAACCAGGATACATCCCAACTATCTTCCCTTCTCGCCAGAAACCGATCAAGCAACTGACTTCATCTAAAGCTGTGTCACCTCCAGCTAAGTGTGTCAGCCACAAGATAAATCAGTCAGTCCTCATCAAGGGATCGACAGATCAACAGCGTTCTCCTCAGCTCATGGCAAAACGCAGTCAACTAGGACCTTTTTGTTGTGTACCTGGGTGTACAAACTTCAGGCAGAAAGATAAACTTGCAGGTGTCAAGTTGTTTTATCACAGAATCCCCATGCATGACAAGAAGCGGACGAAACTCTGGCTTGATAAAATCGGGAGAAATGCATGGTTGCCAAATTCCTCCAGCAGAATTTGTTCCATTCATTTCGAAGGAG GCAAGAAATCTGACAATCCAAAGAAGCCAGGATACATCCCAACTATCTTCCCTTCTTGCCAGAAGCCGATGAAGCGACAAAGCACCCTGACTTCATCTAAAGCTGTGTTACCTGCTGCTAAGCATGTCAGCCACGAAATCATCCCTGTTTCTTCTGCTTCATCTCCCAGCTCCAACACCTTACCTCTGTTTTCATCTAACACACACAGTCAATACGAGTTAGATTCTCCTTCTATCTCAGACTCTGCACCTCCTCCTGAAGAACAGCCTCAAGTCATACCATCACGGATGGACCATGACTATGTCTATCCCTATATGGATGAGGTGGAGAGATTAAAACTTCAACTTCATCAAGTTCAATGTGAGAATGAAAATCTGAAGAAAACCCTGTGTCTATACCGCAAGAAGGACAATGATACCAAATTCCATTACATGAGCTATCTACCAAATTCCGATACTTTTGAAGTACAGACTGTTTCTGCACAGGAGATGTGA